One stretch of Nomascus leucogenys isolate Asia chromosome 7b, Asia_NLE_v1, whole genome shotgun sequence DNA includes these proteins:
- the GALR3 gene encoding galanin receptor type 3, translated as MADAQNISLDSPGSVGAVAVPVVFALIFLLGTVGNGLVLAVLLQPGLSAWHEPGSTTDLFILNLAVADLCFILCCVPFQATIYTLDAWLFGALVCKAVHLLIYLTMYASSFTLAAVSVDRYLAVRHPLRSRALRTPRNARAAVGLVWLLAALFSAPYLSYYGTVRYGALELCVPAWEDARRRALDVATFAAGYLLPVAVVSLAYGRTLRFLWAAVGPAGAAAAEARRRATGRAGRAMLAVAALYALCWGPHHALILCFWYGRFAFSPATYACRLASHCLAYANSCLNPLVYALASRHFRARFRRLWPCGRRRRHRARRALRRVRPASSDPPGCPGDARPRGRLPAGGGRGPEPREGPAHGGEAARGPE; from the exons ATGGCTGATGCCCAGAACATTTCACTGGACAGCCCAGGGAGTGTTGGGGCCGTGGCAGTGCCTGTGGTCTTTGCCCTAATCttcctgctgggcacagtgggcaATGGGCTCGTGCTGGCAGTGCTCCTGCAGCCTGGCCTGAGTGCCTGGCACGAGCCTGGCAGCACCACGGATCTGTTCATCCTCAACCTGGCGGTGGCTGACCTCTGCTTCATCCTGTGCTGCGTGCCCTTCCAGGCCACCATCTACACGCTGGATGCCTGGCTCTTTGGGGCCCTCGTCTGCAAGGCCGTGCACCTGCTCATCTACCTCACCATGTACGCCAGCAGCTTCACGCTGGCTGCTGTTTCCGTGGACAG GTACCTGGCCGTGCGGCACCCGCTGCGCTCGCGCGCTCTGCGCACGCCGCGCAACGCCCGCGCCGCGGTGGGGCTGGTGTGGCTGCTGGCAGCGCTCTTCTCGGCGCCCTACCTCAGCTACTACGGTACCGTGCGCTACGGCGCGCTGGAGCTCTGCGTTCCCGCCTGGGAGGACGCGCGCCGCCGAGCCCTGGACGTGGCCACCTTCGCTGCCGGCTACCTGCTGCCCGTGGCCGTGGTGAGTCTGGCCTACGGGCGCACGCTGCGCTTCCTGTGGGCCGCCGTGGGTCCCGCGGGCGCGGCGGCGGCCGAGGCGCGGCGAAGGGCGACGGGCCGTGCGGGGCGCGCCATGCTGGCGGTGGCCGCGCTCTACGCGCTCTGCTGGGGCCCGCACCACGCGCTCATCCTGTGCTTCTGGTACGGCCGCTTCGCCTTCAGCCCGGCCACCTACGCCTGCCGCCTGGCCTCGCACTGCCTGGCCTACGCCAACTCCTGCCTCAACCCGCTCGTCTACGCGCTCGCCTCGCGCCACTTCCGCGCGCGCTTCCGCCGCCTGTGGCCGTGCGGCCGCCGACGCCGCCACCGCGCCCGCCGCGCCCTCCGTCGCGTCCGCCCGGCGTCCTCGGACCCACCCGGCTGCCCCGGAGACGCCCGGCCTCGCGGGAGGCTGCCGGCTGGTGGCGGCCGGGGCCCGGAGCCCAGGGAGGGACCCGCCCACGGCGGAGAGGCTGCCCGAGGACCGGAATAA